A stretch of the Massilia varians genome encodes the following:
- a CDS encoding PKD domain-containing protein gives MNRNHDPGRAPHGLLRLSACLLGSMLIAGTSAAWQAPAADALALDKARPATMYRVINLRPSGESLQAGIGMFNARNQLAFSTGSGGLIRGWFYDGSSLVDIGSLNGRVTQVTDLNDAGQVVGDGFIRDVGTPEAPGEIYHAFIWSRARGMRDLGTLGGEGSSIANAINNQGQVVGNAYAPDGRFHAFLWSPREGMRDLGLLGSRPDSISSANGINEAGEIAGVASLNDGNYHAFLWTRQKGLRDLGTLGGTTSIARDITDDGLVVGESAIRGDVATHAFAWTRRSGMRDVGPGDRRDAWVQEVTSNGHVVGFLFSDRNGRRPFSWTRESGMRELGTLGGSDALAQGGNNRREVVGGSFTAGDLDFHAFLWTPRGGMVDLNTRLRNAPAGLVIRNAYAISDDGYIFAESNAGVVLLVPDSCPTRTQSVGAIAGSSLVQVGRSFASSVSTASEDKAASHNILWNWGDGSGDQQGSMRMREGSGAASAQHVYAAPGVYTLQANVADRSGKGATVSRTVVAYQAAPGMTAASGWFVSPRGAHKAAGSRLDRVEFSFLFPSSTGSGKAAPRLDFSGTGLQFSSADMRMVRQSGARGFEGSGTLNGRSGYRFSLSTAAGAAGAAGRIGLKIWHTDPASRAVVVDYDNAGPNGSGSAFRGEIQMH, from the coding sequence GTGAACCGCAACCACGATCCAGGCCGGGCGCCGCACGGCCTGCTCCGGCTGTCCGCATGTCTGCTCGGCAGCATGCTCATCGCGGGAACGTCCGCCGCCTGGCAAGCGCCGGCGGCGGACGCACTGGCGCTCGACAAAGCGCGCCCGGCGACCATGTACCGCGTGATCAACCTGCGTCCGTCCGGCGAGAGCCTGCAAGCCGGGATCGGCATGTTCAACGCCCGCAACCAGCTTGCCTTCTCGACCGGCAGCGGAGGCCTGATCCGTGGCTGGTTCTACGACGGCAGCAGCCTGGTGGATATCGGTTCACTCAATGGCCGGGTCACCCAGGTCACTGACCTCAACGATGCCGGGCAGGTCGTCGGTGACGGCTTTATCCGCGACGTCGGCACCCCGGAGGCTCCCGGCGAGATCTATCATGCCTTCATCTGGAGCAGGGCGAGAGGCATGCGCGACCTCGGCACCCTTGGTGGGGAAGGTTCGTCCATCGCGAATGCCATCAACAACCAGGGCCAGGTGGTGGGCAACGCCTATGCCCCCGACGGCAGGTTCCACGCATTCCTGTGGAGTCCGCGCGAGGGCATGCGCGATCTCGGCCTGCTCGGCTCGCGCCCTGACAGCATCAGCAGCGCCAACGGCATCAACGAGGCGGGCGAGATTGCGGGCGTGGCCAGCCTGAACGACGGCAACTATCACGCCTTCCTGTGGACACGTCAGAAGGGCTTGCGTGATCTTGGCACCCTGGGTGGCACGACGTCGATTGCGCGTGACATCACGGATGATGGCCTGGTGGTGGGCGAATCGGCGATACGCGGCGATGTCGCTACTCATGCCTTCGCCTGGACACGCCGCAGCGGCATGCGGGATGTCGGGCCCGGCGACCGCAGGGATGCATGGGTGCAAGAGGTGACGTCGAATGGGCACGTAGTTGGTTTCCTGTTCTCGGACCGCAACGGCAGGCGCCCGTTCTCCTGGACCCGGGAAAGCGGCATGCGCGAGCTCGGCACCCTGGGCGGCAGCGACGCGCTTGCCCAAGGCGGCAATAACAGGCGGGAGGTGGTGGGCGGGTCCTTCACCGCTGGCGACCTGGACTTCCATGCCTTCCTCTGGACGCCAAGGGGCGGGATGGTCGACCTGAATACGCGCCTGCGCAACGCCCCCGCCGGGCTGGTCATCAGAAATGCTTATGCGATCTCGGACGATGGCTACATCTTTGCCGAATCGAATGCCGGCGTGGTGCTGCTGGTGCCCGACAGCTGCCCGACCCGGACGCAGTCGGTCGGCGCGATCGCGGGCAGCAGCCTGGTGCAGGTCGGCCGCTCCTTCGCATCCTCGGTGAGCACGGCGAGCGAGGACAAGGCCGCCAGCCATAACATCCTGTGGAACTGGGGCGACGGCAGCGGCGACCAGCAGGGCAGCATGCGCATGCGCGAGGGCAGCGGCGCCGCCAGTGCGCAGCACGTGTACGCGGCCCCGGGCGTCTACACGCTGCAGGCGAACGTCGCCGACCGCAGCGGCAAGGGCGCGACCGTCAGCCGCACCGTCGTGGCCTACCAGGCGGCGCCCGGCATGACCGCCGCCAGCGGCTGGTTCGTTTCCCCGCGCGGCGCCCACAAGGCGGCCGGCAGCCGGCTGGACAGGGTCGAGTTCAGCTTTCTGTTCCCGTCGAGCACGGGGAGCGGCAAAGCGGCGCCGCGCCTGGACTTCAGCGGCACCGGACTGCAGTTCAGCAGCGCGGACATGCGCATGGTGAGGCAGTCCGGGGCACGCGGCTTCGAAGGCAGCGGCACCCTCAATGGCCGCAGCGGCTACCGCTTCAGCCTGAGCACGGCGGCAGGCGCTGCCGGCGCGGCGGGACGCATCGGGCTGAAGATCTGGCATACCGATCCCGCCAGCCGCGCCGTGGTCGTTGATTATGACAACGCGGGACCGAATGGCTCGGGTTCAGCGTTCCGCGGGGAGATCCAGATGCACTAG
- a CDS encoding YgiQ family radical SAM protein translates to MNSPVNLFASVPKRSSRAPAAPFLPMSRAEMDKLGWDSCDIILITGDAYIDHPSFGMALVGRLLEAQGYRVGIISQPDWTSVEPFRALGKPNLYWGITAGNMDSMVNRYTADRKIRSDDAYTPNAEPNKRPDRAVTVYCQRAREAFPGVPVIAGSIEASLRRIAHYDYWSDKVRRSVLFESKADLLIFGNAERALVDVTRRIAAGENIKNIRDLRGTAFLVPHGWLPDDEWSVHNSTRVDVPGRVDAHPNPYAMAQEDTKACATENAQPEPVVKPVVIMTREERQAASRAKAQKTVVRLPSFETVSEDPVMYAHASRVFHLESNPGNARALVQQHGDRDVWLNAPPLPLAMDEMDNVYDLPYARAPHPSYGKAHIPAWEMIRYSVNIMRGCFGGCTFCSITEHEGRIIQSRSEPSILREIELIRDTTKNFAGTITDLGGPTANMYRLACKDKKIEESCRRLSCVYPTICSNLGTDHSKLISLYRKARAIPGIKKILIGSGLRYDLAVRSPEYVKELVTHHVGGLLKIAPEHTEQGTLSKMMKPGIGAYDEFKRLFDKYSIEAGKKQYLIPYFIAAHPGSTDEDMLNLALWLKKNNFKLDQVQTFTPTPMAMATTMYHSGKNPLAKVTEDSEVVETAKSGKTRKLHKAFLRYYDPENWPVLREGLKRMGRGDLIGTGERHLVPPAGAEPGPEWDRKRMVPGGAPVTEREVGKRGPAHARAGRDKVQVRVERAPAAAVVASSKVRPSILATIKTKPKAGRK, encoded by the coding sequence ATGAACTCCCCAGTAAACCTTTTCGCGAGCGTCCCCAAGCGCTCCAGCCGCGCTCCCGCCGCGCCTTTCCTCCCGATGTCCCGTGCCGAAATGGACAAGCTCGGATGGGATTCGTGCGACATCATCCTGATCACCGGCGACGCCTACATCGACCACCCGAGCTTCGGGATGGCGCTGGTCGGCCGCCTGCTGGAAGCGCAGGGCTACCGCGTCGGCATCATCAGCCAGCCGGACTGGACCTCGGTCGAGCCCTTCCGCGCGCTTGGCAAGCCGAACCTCTACTGGGGCATTACCGCCGGCAACATGGACTCGATGGTCAACCGCTACACGGCCGACCGCAAGATCCGTTCCGACGACGCCTATACGCCGAACGCCGAGCCGAACAAGCGTCCCGACCGCGCCGTCACCGTGTACTGCCAGCGCGCCCGCGAAGCCTTCCCGGGCGTGCCGGTGATCGCCGGCAGCATCGAAGCCTCGCTGCGCCGCATCGCCCACTACGACTACTGGTCGGACAAGGTGCGCCGCTCGGTGCTGTTCGAATCGAAGGCCGACCTGCTCATCTTCGGCAACGCCGAACGCGCGCTGGTGGACGTCACCCGCCGCATCGCCGCGGGCGAGAACATCAAGAACATCCGCGACCTGCGCGGCACCGCCTTCCTGGTGCCGCACGGCTGGCTGCCGGACGACGAGTGGAGCGTGCACAACTCGACCCGCGTCGACGTGCCGGGCCGCGTCGACGCGCATCCGAACCCCTACGCGATGGCGCAGGAAGACACCAAGGCTTGCGCCACCGAGAATGCGCAACCCGAACCGGTAGTGAAACCGGTGGTGATCATGACGCGCGAGGAGCGCCAGGCCGCCTCCCGCGCAAAGGCCCAGAAGACCGTGGTGCGCCTGCCGAGTTTCGAGACCGTCAGCGAAGACCCGGTGATGTACGCGCACGCCTCGCGCGTGTTCCACCTCGAGTCGAACCCGGGCAATGCGCGCGCGCTGGTGCAGCAGCACGGCGACCGCGACGTCTGGCTGAACGCGCCGCCGCTGCCGCTGGCCATGGACGAGATGGACAATGTCTACGACCTGCCGTACGCGCGCGCGCCGCACCCGAGCTATGGCAAGGCGCATATCCCGGCCTGGGAGATGATCCGCTATTCGGTGAACATCATGCGCGGCTGCTTCGGCGGCTGCACCTTCTGCTCGATCACCGAGCACGAGGGCCGCATCATCCAGAGCCGTTCGGAACCCTCGATCCTGCGCGAGATCGAGCTGATCCGCGACACCACCAAGAATTTTGCCGGCACCATCACCGACCTGGGCGGCCCGACGGCGAACATGTACCGCCTGGCCTGCAAGGACAAGAAAATCGAGGAATCCTGCCGCCGCCTGTCGTGTGTCTACCCCACGATTTGCAGCAACCTCGGCACCGACCATAGCAAGCTGATCTCGCTGTACCGCAAGGCGCGCGCCATTCCGGGCATCAAGAAGATCCTGATCGGCTCCGGCCTGCGCTACGACCTGGCGGTGCGCTCTCCCGAGTACGTCAAGGAACTGGTCACCCACCACGTGGGCGGCCTCCTGAAGATCGCGCCGGAGCACACCGAGCAGGGCACGCTCTCGAAGATGATGAAGCCGGGCATCGGCGCCTACGACGAGTTCAAGCGCCTGTTCGACAAGTACTCGATCGAGGCCGGCAAGAAGCAGTACCTGATTCCTTATTTCATCGCGGCCCACCCGGGCTCGACCGACGAGGACATGCTGAACCTGGCCCTGTGGCTGAAGAAGAACAACTTCAAGCTCGACCAGGTGCAGACCTTCACCCCGACGCCGATGGCGATGGCCACCACCATGTACCACTCGGGCAAGAATCCGCTGGCGAAAGTCACCGAGGATTCGGAAGTCGTCGAGACCGCCAAGAGCGGCAAGACCCGCAAGCTGCACAAGGCCTTCCTGCGCTATTACGATCCGGAGAACTGGCCGGTCCTGCGCGAGGGCCTGAAGCGCATGGGCCGCGGCGACCTGATCGGCACGGGCGAGCGCCACCTGGTGCCGCCTGCGGGCGCCGAACCGGGACCGGAGTGGGACCGCAAGCGCATGGTGCCGGGCGGTGCGCCGGTCACCGAGCGCGAGGTCGGCAAGCGCGGGCCGGCCCATGCACGCGCCGGACGCGACAAGGTGCAGGTGCGCGTCGAACGTGCGCCGGCCGCGGCCGTGGTGGCATCGTCCAAGGTGCGGCCTTCGATCCTCGCTACCATCAAGACCAAGCCGAAGGCAGGGCGCAAATAA
- a CDS encoding DUF4404 family protein — translation MLNENEHTNERDANLKAHLKALHRQLQETNDVDPELETLLRQLDGDIDRALARHAENELDENTYGLSSRTQELAARFDANHPTFSAGLRQLGNMLSNMGI, via the coding sequence ATGCTGAACGAAAACGAGCACACCAATGAGCGCGATGCGAACCTGAAAGCGCACCTGAAAGCCTTGCACCGCCAGCTGCAGGAGACCAATGACGTCGACCCCGAGCTGGAAACCCTGCTGCGCCAGCTCGACGGCGACATCGACCGCGCCCTGGCGCGCCACGCCGAGAACGAGCTCGACGAGAACACCTATGGCCTGTCTTCCCGTACCCAGGAACTGGCGGCCCGCTTCGATGCGAACCACCCGACCTTCTCGGCCGGCCTGCGCCAGCTCGGCAATATGCTGTCCAATATGGGTATCTGA
- a CDS encoding VF530 family DNA-binding protein has protein sequence MSVQSLHGITLESLLTRLVEHYGWEGLGRRIDINCFQKDPSIKSSLKFLRRTPWAREQVEALYLETRFTN, from the coding sequence ATGAGTGTTCAATCCCTCCACGGTATTACTTTAGAATCCCTGTTAACCCGCCTCGTCGAACACTATGGCTGGGAGGGGCTCGGCCGCCGGATCGACATCAACTGTTTCCAGAAAGACCCGAGCATCAAGTCGAGCCTGAAGTTTTTGCGTCGCACCCCCTGGGCGCGCGAGCAGGTCGAGGCGCTATACCTCGAGACCCGCTTCACCAACTAA
- a CDS encoding M3 family metallopeptidase, which produces MIRPHILLVAAASAASALAYAAPASMLEASNPFAKPSTLPFNYPAWDKIKNEHFAPAFAEAMRQEALEIEAIANNKAAPTFENTIVAMERSGLLMNRVGAAFGTLKGSYTNDALQALDKELAPKLSAHNDAIRLNSKLYARIKTLYDKRSKLGLDAEGQYLIERYHTDFVRAGAQLSDADKQKLKEMNGQLAALSTQFAQNVLKEANASALVVDSRAELAGMPDKAIDAAALEAKKRGLDGKFVIPVVNTTQQAALSVLTNRATREKLLAASMARGSRGGEFDNREVVLKLAKLRAQRAVLLGYPNHAAYNLADQTAKDTKAVNQLLAEFAKPAVNNARKEAAEIQQAIDQEKGGFQAAAHDWAFYSDKVRAAKYAFDGNQLKPYFELNRVLVDGVFFAANKEFGISFKERKDLPAYNEDVRVFDVFDHDGKQLAIFTFDPYARPNKRGGAWANAWVPQSKLLGTKPVIANNLNIAKPAAGEPTLLTYDEVRTTFHEFGHALHGMFSDVKYPRFSGSRVPRDYVEFPSQVNEMWMTWPEVLANYAKHYQTGAPMPKELLDKVQASQQFNEGFRTTEYLAAALLDQAWHQLSPNQIPSDVLAFEAEALKKAGVDFALVPPRYRSTYFSHTFSGGYSAGYYGYLWAEKLDADTVNWFKENGGLTRKNGDHFRKTLLSRGGTIDAMQMYRNFSGRDAQVRPLLERRGLTGE; this is translated from the coding sequence ATGATCCGTCCACATATCCTGCTGGTCGCCGCCGCCAGCGCCGCTTCCGCCCTGGCCTACGCCGCGCCCGCCTCGATGCTCGAGGCCTCGAACCCCTTCGCCAAGCCGAGCACCCTGCCGTTCAACTACCCGGCCTGGGACAAGATCAAGAACGAGCACTTCGCCCCGGCCTTCGCCGAAGCGATGCGCCAGGAAGCGCTGGAAATCGAGGCGATCGCCAACAACAAGGCAGCGCCCACCTTTGAAAACACCATCGTCGCAATGGAGCGTTCCGGCCTGCTGATGAACCGTGTCGGCGCCGCCTTCGGCACCCTGAAGGGTTCGTACACCAACGACGCGCTGCAGGCCCTGGACAAGGAGCTGGCGCCGAAGCTGTCGGCCCATAACGATGCGATCCGCCTGAATTCGAAGCTGTACGCCCGCATCAAGACCCTGTACGACAAGCGCAGCAAGCTGGGCCTGGACGCCGAGGGCCAGTACCTGATCGAGCGCTATCACACCGACTTCGTGCGCGCCGGCGCCCAGCTGTCCGACGCCGACAAGCAGAAACTCAAGGAGATGAACGGCCAGCTGGCCGCGCTGTCGACCCAGTTCGCCCAGAACGTGCTGAAGGAGGCGAATGCCTCGGCCCTGGTGGTGGACAGCCGCGCCGAACTGGCCGGCATGCCGGACAAGGCGATCGACGCCGCCGCCCTTGAGGCGAAAAAGCGCGGCCTGGACGGCAAGTTCGTGATCCCGGTGGTGAACACCACCCAGCAGGCGGCCCTGTCGGTGCTGACCAACCGCGCCACCCGCGAGAAGCTGCTGGCGGCATCCATGGCGCGCGGTTCGCGCGGCGGCGAATTCGACAACCGCGAGGTCGTGCTGAAGCTGGCCAAGCTGCGCGCCCAGCGCGCCGTGCTGCTGGGTTACCCGAACCACGCGGCCTACAACCTGGCCGACCAGACCGCCAAGGATACCAAGGCGGTGAACCAGCTGCTGGCCGAATTCGCCAAACCGGCGGTGAACAACGCGCGCAAGGAAGCAGCCGAGATCCAGCAGGCGATCGACCAGGAGAAGGGCGGCTTCCAGGCCGCCGCGCATGACTGGGCCTTCTACAGCGACAAGGTGCGCGCCGCCAAGTACGCCTTCGACGGCAACCAGCTCAAGCCCTACTTCGAACTGAACCGCGTGCTGGTGGATGGCGTGTTCTTCGCCGCCAACAAGGAATTCGGCATCAGCTTCAAGGAGCGCAAGGACCTGCCGGCCTACAACGAGGACGTGCGCGTGTTCGACGTGTTCGACCACGACGGCAAGCAGCTGGCGATCTTCACCTTCGACCCCTATGCGCGCCCGAACAAGCGCGGCGGCGCCTGGGCCAATGCCTGGGTCCCGCAATCCAAGCTGCTGGGCACGAAGCCGGTCATCGCGAACAACCTGAACATCGCCAAGCCGGCCGCGGGCGAGCCGACCCTGCTGACCTACGACGAAGTGCGCACCACCTTCCACGAGTTCGGCCACGCCCTGCATGGCATGTTCTCGGACGTGAAGTACCCGCGCTTCTCGGGCTCGCGCGTGCCGCGCGACTACGTCGAGTTCCCGTCGCAGGTGAACGAGATGTGGATGACCTGGCCGGAAGTGCTGGCCAATTATGCCAAGCACTACCAGACCGGCGCGCCGATGCCGAAGGAGCTGCTGGACAAGGTGCAGGCTTCGCAACAGTTCAACGAAGGCTTCCGCACCACCGAGTACCTGGCCGCGGCGCTGCTGGACCAGGCCTGGCACCAGCTGTCGCCGAACCAGATCCCGAGCGACGTGCTGGCCTTCGAGGCTGAGGCGCTGAAGAAGGCGGGCGTGGACTTCGCCCTGGTGCCGCCGCGCTACCGCAGCACCTACTTCTCGCACACCTTCTCGGGCGGCTACTCGGCCGGCTACTACGGCTACCTGTGGGCCGAGAAGCTGGACGCGGACACCGTCAACTGGTTCAAGGAGAACGGCGGCCTGACCCGCAAGAACGGCGACCACTTCCGCAAGACCCTGCTGTCGCGCGGCGGCACCATCGACGCGATGCAGATGTACCGCAACTTCAGCGGGCGCGATGCGCAGGTGCGTCCGCTGCTGGAACGTCGTGGGTTGACCGGAGAATAA
- a CDS encoding M3 family metallopeptidase: MNRPRMLLIAASVAMANLAYAAPLDATNPFAKPSTLQYGYPAFDKIKNEHFAPAFAEGMREQAAEVEAIANNKAAPTFENTIVAMERSGRLLNRVSTVFGTLVGSYTNDSLQALDKELAPKLAAHGDAIRLNPKLFQRIQTLYAKRDKLGLDAESKYLIERYHKDFVRAGAKLSSADKQKLREYNGKLAALQTQFSQNVLKEVNASAFVVDTREELAGLPEKAIDAAAAEAKKRGLDGKFVIPVVNTTQQGPLSTLNVRGTREKLLSISTVRGSRGGEFDNRDIVLQLAKLRAERAELLGYSSHAAYSLEDQTAKDTAAVNKLLSDLAVPAVRNAKKEAAEIQEMIDAEKGGFKVAAYDWNYYSDKVRAAKYAFDANQLKPYFELDRVLNDGAFFAANKLWGITFKQRKDLPVYDADVRVYDVFEENGEHLAIFVLDPYARPNKRGGAWMGALVSQSTLLGNKPVITNNLNLAKPAPGEPTLLSWDEVRTTFHEFGHGTHGWFSKVKYPRFSGTSVPRDYVELPSQVYEMWMAWPEVLANYAKHYQTGEPMPSALLEKLRASQKFNEGYRTTEYLAAAVIDQRWHQLGSKAIPTDVKSFEEQALRDAGLDFAPVPPRYSSTYFSHAFSGGYSAGYYSYLWAERLDADAGEWFKENGGLQRKNGDRFRKMVLSKGGTMDAVQMYRDFRGRDPVIEPLLERRGLN, translated from the coding sequence ATGAATCGTCCCCGTATGCTCCTGATCGCGGCCAGCGTCGCGATGGCCAACCTGGCCTATGCCGCGCCGCTCGACGCGACCAACCCGTTCGCCAAGCCGAGCACCCTCCAGTACGGCTACCCGGCCTTCGACAAGATCAAGAACGAGCACTTCGCCCCGGCCTTCGCCGAAGGCATGCGCGAACAGGCTGCCGAAGTCGAAGCCATCGCCAACAACAAGGCTGCGCCGACCTTCGAGAACACCATCGTCGCGATGGAGCGTTCGGGCCGTCTGCTGAACCGCGTTTCGACCGTGTTCGGCACCCTGGTCGGTTCCTACACCAACGACAGCCTGCAGGCCCTGGACAAGGAACTGGCGCCGAAACTGGCCGCCCACGGCGACGCGATCCGCCTGAACCCGAAACTGTTCCAGCGCATCCAGACCCTGTACGCCAAGCGCGACAAGCTGGGCCTGGACGCCGAGTCCAAATACCTGATCGAGCGCTACCACAAGGACTTCGTGCGCGCCGGCGCCAAGCTCTCTAGCGCCGACAAGCAGAAGCTGCGCGAGTACAACGGCAAGCTGGCCGCCCTGCAGACCCAGTTCAGCCAGAACGTGCTGAAGGAAGTGAACGCCTCGGCCTTCGTGGTCGATACCCGCGAAGAGCTGGCCGGCCTGCCGGAGAAGGCGATCGACGCCGCCGCCGCCGAAGCGAAGAAGCGCGGCCTGGACGGCAAGTTCGTGATCCCGGTCGTGAACACCACCCAGCAGGGCCCGCTGTCGACGCTGAACGTGCGCGGCACCCGCGAGAAGCTCCTGTCGATCTCGACCGTGCGCGGTTCGCGCGGCGGGGAATTCGACAACCGCGACATCGTGCTGCAACTGGCCAAGCTGCGCGCCGAGCGCGCTGAGCTGCTGGGCTACAGCAGCCACGCCGCCTACTCGCTGGAAGACCAGACCGCCAAGGACACGGCCGCCGTCAACAAGCTGCTGTCCGACCTGGCCGTGCCTGCCGTGCGCAACGCCAAGAAGGAAGCCGCCGAGATCCAGGAAATGATCGATGCGGAGAAGGGCGGCTTCAAGGTCGCGGCCTATGACTGGAACTACTACAGCGACAAGGTGCGCGCCGCCAAGTACGCTTTTGACGCCAACCAGCTCAAGCCTTACTTCGAACTCGACCGCGTGCTGAACGACGGCGCCTTCTTCGCCGCCAACAAGCTGTGGGGCATCACCTTCAAGCAGCGCAAGGACCTGCCGGTGTACGACGCCGACGTGCGCGTGTATGACGTGTTCGAAGAGAACGGCGAGCACCTGGCGATCTTCGTGCTCGACCCGTACGCGCGTCCGAACAAGCGCGGCGGCGCCTGGATGGGCGCCCTGGTCAGCCAGAGCACCCTGCTGGGCAACAAGCCGGTCATCACCAACAACCTGAACCTGGCCAAGCCGGCGCCGGGCGAGCCGACCCTGCTCAGCTGGGACGAAGTGCGCACCACCTTCCACGAATTCGGCCACGGCACCCACGGCTGGTTCTCGAAGGTGAAGTACCCGCGCTTCTCGGGCACCAGCGTGCCGCGCGACTACGTCGAGCTGCCGTCGCAGGTTTACGAGATGTGGATGGCCTGGCCGGAAGTGCTGGCCAACTACGCCAAGCACTACCAGACCGGCGAGCCGATGCCATCGGCCCTGCTGGAAAAGCTGCGCGCCTCGCAGAAGTTCAACGAAGGCTACCGCACCACCGAGTACCTGGCCGCCGCGGTGATCGACCAGCGCTGGCACCAGCTCGGCTCGAAGGCGATCCCGACGGACGTGAAATCCTTCGAAGAGCAGGCACTGCGTGATGCGGGCCTGGACTTCGCGCCGGTCCCGCCGCGCTATAGCTCGACCTACTTCTCGCACGCCTTCTCGGGCGGCTACTCGGCCGGCTACTACAGCTACCTGTGGGCCGAACGCCTGGATGCCGACGCCGGCGAATGGTTCAAGGAAAACGGCGGCCTGCAGCGCAAGAATGGCGACCGCTTCCGCAAGATGGTGCTGTCGAAAGGCGGCACCATGGATGCGGTGCAGATGTACCGCGACTTCCGCGGCCGCGATCCGGTCATCGAGCCGCTGCTCGAACGCCGTGGCCTGAACTGA